Proteins encoded by one window of Puntigrus tetrazona isolate hp1 chromosome 25, ASM1883169v1, whole genome shotgun sequence:
- the tmem60 gene encoding transmembrane protein 60: MNMSLAQRVLLTWIFTLIFLIMLVLKLDGKILWNWFLIFLPVWTFDLILLLMLIVKMAGRCKPGFDPRNGAENLKKRVWYLMAMLLKLAFCLTLCAKLENVMNILVSSVCIPLWALLIGAMAELGYNVFHFRRD, encoded by the coding sequence ATGAACATGTCTCTTGCTCAGAGAGTCCTCCTGACATGGATCTTCACGCTTATATTCCTCATTATGCTGGTCCTGAAGTTGGACGGGAAGATATTATGGAACTGGTTCCTCATCTTCCTTCCTGTCTGGACCTTTGATCTTATTCTCCTCCTCATGCTCATTGTCAAAATGGCAGGCCGCTGCAAGCCAGGCTTCGACCCTCGCAACGGGGCGGAGAACTTGAAGAAGCGCGTGTGGTACCTCATGGCCATGCTGCTTAAACTGGCATTTTGTCTGACGCTCTGTGCCAAATTAGAGAACGTAATGAACATCTTGGTGAGCTCGGTTTGCATCCCTCTTTGGGCGCTGCTCATCGGAGCTATGGCCGAACTGGGCTACAACGTTTTCCACTTCAGAAGAGACTGA